Proteins found in one Triticum urartu cultivar G1812 chromosome 4, Tu2.1, whole genome shotgun sequence genomic segment:
- the LOC125551645 gene encoding THO complex subunit 4A-like, with the protein MADTLDMSLDDIITKNKHHHRRGRHNPASAASGGSAHPRRRFRSRAATRAVAAPYHQLSLPQQVPPAFGYVAQPMAMVTAPSALDPPTKLYISNLDYNVSNEDIKELFSEMGEIQRYSINYDKSGRSKGTAEVVFSARSSAVAALKKYNNVHLDGKPMKIEVIGTNIEAPAPIPAIFALAPSPGNFSFPSKSGPGMGVSGRGWSRGGGGFSGRSGGGFGGRGRGRTDRERGKGGGRILELSAADLDADLDKYHSAAMQIS; encoded by the exons ATGGCTGACACCCTCGACATGTCGCTCGACGACATCATCACCAAGAACAAGCACCATCACCGCCGTGGCCGCCACAACCCAGCGTCCGCCGCCTCGGGAGGATCCGCGCACCCACGCCGCCGCTTCCgcagccgcgccgccacccgcgccgtCGCCGCGCCCTACCACCAACTCAGCCTCCCGCAACAG GTGCCGCCGGCTTTCGGATATGTTGCCCAGCCGATGGCCATGGTGACGGCGCCGTCTGCCTTGGACCCGCCCACCAAGCTCTACATCTCCAACCTCGACTACAACGTCTCCAACGAGGATATCAAG GAACTGTTTTCTGAGATGGGTGAAATCCAGCGCTACTCCATTAACTATGACAAGAGTGGAAGATCAAAG GGAACTGCAGAGGTCGTATTTTCGGCAAGATCATCTGCCGTAGCTGCTCTTAAGAAGTATAACAACGTGCATCTTGATGGCAAACCTATGAAAATTGAAGTCATTGGGACAAACATTGAGGCACCTGCACCCATACCTGCTATTTTCGCTTTGGCTCCATCTCCTGGAAACTTCAGTTTTCCTTCCAAAAG TGGACCTGGAATGGGTGTTAGCGGTCGAGGATGGTCTCGTGGTGGAGGTGGCTTCAGTGGTCGCAGCGGAGGTGGGTTCGGTGGTCGTGGCCGAGGGCGTACGGACCGTGAGCGAGGGAAGGGAGGGGGTCGCATCCTGGAACTTTCTGCTGCAGATCTCGACGCCGACTTGGACAAGTACCACTCGGCTGCAATGCAAATCAGCTAA